A stretch of DNA from Lotus japonicus ecotype B-129 chromosome 4, LjGifu_v1.2:
AGCATGTAGAACTCTTATGTTAGCACTCTGTGCAAGAACTCATTATTGAGTTCAAGTTGACTAATTGGTTAGTCACTCGGTAAAGTTAGAGGTTGAACTAACGCACAATTTCTGGTTTGGTTATGCGACTAGATGTTTCAATATAGTCTAATAGTGATTCATGAAAACCTTTAGCTACATGTTTGACCTTACACCTATCATTCTCACCATTAGTATTTCTTTGATCCTGTACACCCACATGCATCCAAAAACATTTGAGGTTTTgcataagaaaataattttcttatgatatgcatattttttttttttggtatatcgaaaagataaattacacatttcataattaatttctGGACCTTCTCAACCTAATCAATATGTTACAtaactcttactacttgagttTTCATTCGAGGACAACCGACACTCTTATTGATTAATATAAGAGTAACCGCTTTAGATTAATGCatgtatttttaatatttataatattttaaaattatgtcttGACAAAAATCCTAATCTAAATGTTGGGCCGTTCGGCCCAGCCAtattttagaagaaaaaaaaggccATGAAGGGGGATGCACCCCCCCCCTCCCACCAAACGATGGACTAAACTCTCAGCCCTTTATATGATTTTATTCCCTTTTTATTTGACATTATTTGAATGCAATTACCTAATCTGGGGTACGTCCGTATGTAGTGAAATATGCATGGATTcagcaaaatcaatcaaaacttAATCTATGATactattttattattgttttgaTTCTCTGATTTTCCACTCTTATTAAATTTccgtttttatttttaatatattttgaaattttggattttcaattttcatctcTAATGAAGGGAAATAACACAAAATAAATAGACCAACTTAAAAATATCTCAGCCCAATTACTTATAAGTGAAACAAtcttatttttctgtttttaatcttaattaatCAGTCAACTTTtcctaaattaaaaaaaattagctgGATAACATCCGATGCTAATGAGGAAAATGATGTACACCAAAAATAGATTGAGCAACAAAAGACCTAACATGCCATTTCAAAGTTGATGGCTGCACCTGGCAGTGCCGACTCCTAAATTTCGAACTATTGACCTAAGATTTAAACTCTCAATTTAGGGTTTAAACATTTACTTTTTACTACTGTGACCGACATTCGTCGTCGGACTTTACATCGtattttattagtataaattttAACACATGAGATGAGTTGCTTCTCACTGAAGATTGTCTTACACTGTGAAGTGTGCCCTTCTTCTTTCTCCCTCTAAAAACTCTTCAGACACACCACCAACCGCATTAACCTCCCTCCAATGCCTCACCCGAAAAccctactttctctctctacacTCTCACTCCTCTtctccatcaccatcatcatcgccGCCGATGACGGCCCCGTATTCGCCGCCACCGAAGACGCCGCCGTCATGTCCAAGCTTCTCAAATCCCTTTCGCCACCGCCCTCCGACTGGTCATCAACCACCCCATTCTGCCAATGGGACGGCATCAAGTGCGACTCCTCCAACCGCGTCACCACCATAAGCCTCGCCTCACGCTCCCTTACCGGAACACTCCCCTCCGATCTCAACTCCCTCTCACAACTCACCTCCCTCTCGCTCCAAAACAACGCCATCTCCGGCCCCATCCCTTCCCTCGCCAACCTCTCCGCCCTCAAAACCGCCTTCCTCGGCCGTAACAACTTCACCTCCGTCCCCTCCGCCTCCTTCGCTGGCCTCACCGACCTCCAGACCCTCAGCCTCAGTGATAACCCCAACCTCTCCCCCTGGACCCTCCCCACCGAGTTAACCCAGTCCACCAACCTCATCACTCTCGAACTCGGCACCGCAAGGCTCACCGGTCAGTTACCGGAAAGCTTCTTCGACAAGTTCCCTGGTCTCCAGAGCGTTCGTCTCTCCTACAACAACCTCACCGGAGCATTACCCAATTCTCTCGCCGCTTCCGCAATCGAAAATCTATGGCTCAATAACCAGGACAATGGGTTATCCGGCACCATCGATGTGCTTTCTAACATGACGCAGTTAGCTCAGGTTTGGCTTCACAAGAACCAGTTCACTGGTCCCATTCCCGATTTGTCACAATGCAGTAACCTGTTTGATCTGCAATTGAGGGATAACCAGCTAACCGGTCCGGTTCCGAATTCTCTGATGGGTCTAACGAGCTTGCAGAATGTTTCTCTGGATAACAATGAGCTTCAGGGTCCTTTTCCGGCCTTCGGCAAAGGGGTTAAGGTCACCCTTGATGGGATCAATAGCTTCTGTAAAGACACTCCGGGACCTTGCGATGCTAGGGTGATGGTTTTGCTTCATATTGCAGGGGCATTTGGGTATCCGATTAAGTTTGCGGGTTCTTGGAAAGGGAATGACCCTTGTCAGGGATGGAGTTTTGTTGTGTGTGATAGTGGGAGGAAGATCATCACGGTGAATTTGGCGAAGCAGGGTTTGCAAGGAACCATTTCGCCTGCGTTTGCCAATTTGACCGATTTAAGGAGCTTGTATCTCAATGGGAATAATTTGACTGGTTCTATACCTGAGAGTTTGACCACATTGACTCAGCTTGAGACTCTTGAGGTGTCTGACAACAACCTTTCTGGAGAGGTTCCGAAATTCCCACCAAAGGTGAAGCTACTGACAGCAGGTAATGTTTTGCTTGGACAAACAACGGGTTCTGGAGGCGGTGCAGGTGGCAAAACCACCCCATCTGCAGGGTCTACGCCGGAGGGAAGTCATGGTGAATCAGGAAATGGTTCTTCATTGACACCGGGTTGGATTGCTGGTATTGTGattattgttttgttttttgtggCTGTGGTGTTGTTTGTGTCTTGTAAGTGTTATGCCAAAAGAAGGCATGGGAAGTTCAGCAGGGTTGCTAATCCTGTGAATGGGAATGGAAACGTTAAACTTGATGTGATAAGTGTTTCTAATGGATACAGTGGTGCTCCGAGTGAGTTGCAAAGCCAGAGCAGTGGTGATCATAGTGAACTTCATGTTTTTGATGGTGGAAACAGTACTATGTCGATACTCGTTCTCCGACAAGTAACGGGTAATTTTAGCGAGGACAACATATTAGGCAGGGGAGGGTTTGGAGTTGTTTATAAAGGAGAGTTGCAGGATGGGACTAAAATTGCTGTCAAGAGGATGGAGTCTGTTGCAATGGGAAACAAAGGGTTGAATGAGTTCCAAGCAGAGATTACGGTTCTTAGTAAGGTGAGGCATAGACATTTGGTTGCTCTCTTAGGGCATTGTATCAATGGCAATGAGAGGCTCTTGGTGTATGAGTACATGCCACAAGGGACATTAACCCAGCATCTGTTTGAATGGCGTGAACTTGGTTATACTCCTTTGACATGGAAACAAAGGGTGATAGTAGCTTTGGATGTAGCACGCGGGGTGGAATACTTGCACAGCTTAGCTCAGCAAAGCTTCATTCACAGGGACTTAAAACCCTCGAACATACTATTAGGTGATGACATGAGAGCCAAGGTTGCTGATTTTGGGTTGGTTAAAAATGCACCAGATGGGAAGTATTCTGTTGAGACACGGTTGGCTGGAACATTCGGCTATCTTGCACCTGAGTATGCAGGTATTGAAAGCTTTTGGTTTCAAGCATGTGCCTCTTAAGTTTTAAAGTATCTAGTACCTTATTTCATGGTTATAGTTATAGCTGTGCTTCATTATCATGCTTTGCTATTGAGAAAATTTAAGTAGTTTGAAAGATTAAGCACACAAAATTGTAAGTCGGGAgagaaaataattgattttttatcCCTAGAGATGTTTCTCAGAACTCTGGCTACTTAGCAAATTTTTACCTGTTTCTTGAGTTTTTATTCAGTTGCATCATAGGAAGTGTAAAAT
This window harbors:
- the LOC130711063 gene encoding receptor-like kinase TMK4, whose amino-acid sequence is MPHPKTLLSLSTLSLLFSITIIIAADDGPVFAATEDAAVMSKLLKSLSPPPSDWSSTTPFCQWDGIKCDSSNRVTTISLASRSLTGTLPSDLNSLSQLTSLSLQNNAISGPIPSLANLSALKTAFLGRNNFTSVPSASFAGLTDLQTLSLSDNPNLSPWTLPTELTQSTNLITLELGTARLTGQLPESFFDKFPGLQSVRLSYNNLTGALPNSLAASAIENLWLNNQDNGLSGTIDVLSNMTQLAQVWLHKNQFTGPIPDLSQCSNLFDLQLRDNQLTGPVPNSLMGLTSLQNVSLDNNELQGPFPAFGKGVKVTLDGINSFCKDTPGPCDARVMVLLHIAGAFGYPIKFAGSWKGNDPCQGWSFVVCDSGRKIITVNLAKQGLQGTISPAFANLTDLRSLYLNGNNLTGSIPESLTTLTQLETLEVSDNNLSGEVPKFPPKVKLLTAGNVLLGQTTGSGGGAGGKTTPSAGSTPEGSHGESGNGSSLTPGWIAGIVIIVLFFVAVVLFVSCKCYAKRRHGKFSRVANPVNGNGNVKLDVISVSNGYSGAPSELQSQSSGDHSELHVFDGGNSTMSILVLRQVTGNFSEDNILGRGGFGVVYKGELQDGTKIAVKRMESVAMGNKGLNEFQAEITVLSKVRHRHLVALLGHCINGNERLLVYEYMPQGTLTQHLFEWRELGYTPLTWKQRVIVALDVARGVEYLHSLAQQSFIHRDLKPSNILLGDDMRAKVADFGLVKNAPDGKYSVETRLAGTFGYLAPEYAATGRVTTKVDVYAFGVVLMELITGRRALDDSLPDERSHLVTWFRRVLINKENIPKAIDQTLNPDEETMESIYKVSELAGHCTAREPNQRPDMGHAVNVLVPMVEQWKPTSRHEDDGHDSEPHMSLPQVLQRWQANEGTSTIFNDMSLSQTQSSINSKTYGFADSFDSLDCR